Part of the Bacillus sp. THAF10 genome is shown below.
CGATGGATATGAAGCAACCATTAACACCCCAAAGTGGGCACAGCTAGTACGAGAAACTGCTCAGAATTTGTTACATTCAAAGAAAGCAACTCCGGACGTAGATCCTTCCTTAGGAGGAGAAGATTTTTCTCGGTTTCTGAAAAAATATCCAGGAGCGTTCTTTTGGCTAGGATGTGCTGTAGAGGGAAGAGAGCATCAAAAACCACTACATGATCCAAGCTTTGAATTTAATGAATTGGCCTTGCCTCTTGGGGTAAATATGTTTGTTGAAGTAACCTTAAAAGCGTTAGATAAACTCAGTAAATAAAAGATTCTCGTTAGATTGGAGGAAAGGAGCGAGGCATGTTGGAGAACGTCTCAGATTTTGTAACCGAAATATCTCCATCTTTACTATCGTGGAGAAGACATCTTCATAAGAATCCTGAACTTGGATGGCTAGAGTATGAGACAACCTATTTTATAGGATCTATCTTAGAGGAGTTGGGTTTTTCTCTTGCTGTTGGAAAGGATGCATTAGTATCAGAGGAAAGAATGGGAGTGCCTTCTGATGTAACACTTAAAATCAAAGAGGCTACCTCAAGAGAGAAGGGTGTACCAGAGGAATGGTTGCAGTTAATGAAAGATGGCCATACAGGACTGGTAGCAACATTAGATACAAACAAAGCTGGTAAGCATGTGGCTCTTCGCTTTGATATTGATGCCTTACCTATCGAGGAAAATAAAGAGCAGCAAGAAGAGCATTTTCCTTCCACCCACTCTTTTTCCTCATGTAATAGAGGAGTGATGCATGCATGTGCACATGATGGTCATACAGCAATAGGATTGGGCGTTGCAACCTATCTTTCCCGTCATCAAGATAAACTAACAGGGAAATATACCCTCATGTTTCAACCTGCTGAAGAAGGAAGCCGCGGCGCAAAGTCGATGGTTGCAAAAGGCTGGCTGGATGAAGTGGATTTGTTTTTAAGTGGTCATATTGGAATTTCTTCCATGAGAGTGGGTGAGGTAGTAGCATCTGCTCATGGATTCCTTGCCACCTCTAAAATCGATGTCAACTTTATTGGAAGCGCAGCACATGCAGGAGTTGAGCCTCAAGTTGGTAAAAACGCGTTGCTAGCAGCAGCATCTTCATCCTTGCATCTTCATGCAATTCCGAGACATTCTGATGGGGTGACAAGGGTGAATGTAGGTACTTTGCATGCAGGAAGTGGGAGGAATGTAATTGCAGATCACGCAGTTATGACATTAGAAACTCGTGGGGAAACCTCATTATTAAATCAATACATGGAAGATGAAGCTGTTAGAATACTGGAAAGTACCGCCAACCTATATGGAGTATCTGCGGATATTCAGCTTGTAGGTAAAGGGGTGGAAGCTGCTTGTGAAAATGGCTGGAGAGAAATTGTAGAAGATGCTACTAAAAATAGCACGAGAGTAAAAAAGGTGATTGAAACGGTACCCTTAAAAGCATCAGAAGACGTCGCCTATATGCTCAATCATGTGAGAAGGAATGGAGCAAAAGCAACTTACTTTGTCTTTGGCACGCCTTTGCCAAAGGGACATCATCATCCAAAGTTTGATTTTGATGAAGATGTTTTAGAAGTTGCACTTGACGTTTATCTTTCCACTATCCTATATCTTCATAACAACTAAAATTGCTACACTTTTCGTGAGGTGAGCTATGAAAATTAAAATTGGAATTATCGGTCCAGCTGATTCAATTGAGCGTATTTTAGCGGTAGGAAAAGAGTTTAGTAATGTTGAATTCTTATCTTTTCCTTATAAAGCTTTAGAAGAAATAGACGAAATTTTCCAACAAAATAAAAATATAGTGGAGCAATGGATGTTTTCTGGACAAGTTCCCTATTCCTATGCACTTGCAAAAAAATTGATAAAAAAAAGGGAAGGAAACTACCCTGAGCTTTTTGGTTCGAGTTTCCTAGGGACACTTCTGGAAGCTCATGTGAGGGAGCAAAAAATTTTTCAGCAAGTAAGTCTTGATACCATCAGACAGGATAGAATCGATATGAATAAAGCGTTTTTTTCTCTTGATTCCATGAGGTTTCATTCGTTTTCTTATGAAGGGTATGTTCCAGCTGAAGAGCTTATCGCCTTTCATAAAAACTTATTTGAAAAAGGGGAGATAGAGGTAGCATTCACTTGTATTCAAAAGGTATATCAAGCATTATCTGAAGCAAATATTCCTTGCTATCGCGTGATTCCATCCGACCTTGCAATATTATCCACGTTAGAAGTAATCATTGAACGGGCACGCTCACTAAGATATCGAAAATCACAAATTGCCATTTTAGGCGTTGAGGTGATTCATACTACGGCTTCTCTGGAAGAAATGCACTATTCACATAAAATGAAAATAAAAGAATTGGAGCTCAAACGGCTCATGCTACGATTTGCAGAAGATGTAAATGGCTCTTTTGTGCAATTTGGTGATGGTCTGTTCTTGTTATTTACTACAAGAGGGGAATTGGAATGGCATCTTGAAGGGGGTTCCCTGCTAGAACTGATGGAAGATATTCGAGTACAAAGTAATTTGGATGTCAGATTAGGATTAGGGTTTGGAGAAACCGTCCTTTCAGCAGAAGAAAATGTTAGACAAGCATTTCACCATGCGAGGCAACAATCCTCCACGCTTGTATGTGTAAACGAGGATAGGGAAGTTACCGAATTTACACATTCAACCGATAAGTTATCTTTTCACTCACGTTCTCTTGGTAGGGAATGGGAAGAGAGATTTAAGGATCTTCAAATAAGTCCAACAATCGTCTCGAAAATAAAATCATTAGCACACTATTATCAAAAAGAAGTGATTACTTCCCAAGAACTCGCAAAATGGTTGAAAAGCACAGAGCGTAATGCACGTAGAATTTTAATGGAAATGGAGCGCTCAGGTCTCGTCAAAGTTTCTGGGGAAGAACAATCAGGTCATAGAGGAAGACCT
Proteins encoded:
- a CDS encoding amidohydrolase gives rise to the protein MLENVSDFVTEISPSLLSWRRHLHKNPELGWLEYETTYFIGSILEELGFSLAVGKDALVSEERMGVPSDVTLKIKEATSREKGVPEEWLQLMKDGHTGLVATLDTNKAGKHVALRFDIDALPIEENKEQQEEHFPSTHSFSSCNRGVMHACAHDGHTAIGLGVATYLSRHQDKLTGKYTLMFQPAEEGSRGAKSMVAKGWLDEVDLFLSGHIGISSMRVGEVVASAHGFLATSKIDVNFIGSAAHAGVEPQVGKNALLAAASSSLHLHAIPRHSDGVTRVNVGTLHAGSGRNVIADHAVMTLETRGETSLLNQYMEDEAVRILESTANLYGVSADIQLVGKGVEAACENGWREIVEDATKNSTRVKKVIETVPLKASEDVAYMLNHVRRNGAKATYFVFGTPLPKGHHHPKFDFDEDVLEVALDVYLSTILYLHNN